AGGAACTGGCCATGGCTACCGCAGCCAGCGCCATATAGAACGGTCGATTGATCAGCGTGTAATGAACGACGAGGCCCATGTACAGGCCGAGGTCGGAGTAACGGTCCAGCGTGGAATCCAAAAACGCGCCAAATGCCGTCACTCGACCGGCGCGGCGCGCGACTTGGCCATCGGCCATGTCGAGAAAGCCCGCAAGAAATAACACAGCCGCCGCGCTGAGAAAATTGCCGTACGCAAACAAAACCGCCGCCCAAACATTGACGGCCATACCTACCACCGTCAAAACGTTTGGCGTGATTCCAGTGGCGGCGAGACCGCTGACCACGTGGCGAAGAAGCCATCCCGCGCCGGAACCGATCCAATGTGTAGCGGGCTGCCAAAATGGAGCCTTTGAATCTTTCATCGTGTCAGAAATGAATCATACGACAGCCGTGACGCTGCCTCAAGTGAGTGAAACAAATGGGCCGCGCAACCACAACAGGATTGCGCGGGCCCGCGGTTTATTCCACCCTCGGAACTACATCGAGGAATGATTCGCTCCGCCTCCATGTGGCGCGGTGACGGAGATTGCCGGAATGTTGTCGTTGCGAATGCGCCGGTTGAGATCGGCGAGATCTTTGTCTCTGAGCTGGTGATACGTCGCCATTTGGGCGTCAATCTGCTTGGTCAGAAGATCGAAAACCTCGTGCGTGGAAGGCGTCGGAGCTGTGTCCGCGCTTTCCACTGTTCCGTCAACGTCCTCCAACTGATTGATGAGCATGATGGGATAGTTCAGCGGGTCTTCACCGCTCTCCGATTTGGGCTGAATCAACGCGTCTTCGACGTCCGTCAGTTTCTTGTCGAGTTCCTTCGCTGCGTCGGCGACGGATTTCTCCTTGTCATTACCAGTGAGCCGTTTCTGCAGATCGGCAAGCTGCGTGTGAAGATCACGAATTTGGTTCACGGCGGCGTTGGCCGCGCTGACATGTTCGCGAATCTGCAGACTGAAATTGAGCTGCTGTTGCAGATCCGCAGTGGACACGTGGACGCGAGGATCTTCTTCGAGCGTGAGCGGAGCTGTGTAACTCTGACCCGCGACGGTCAGTTTCACCTGATAGTTCCCCGGAACTGCGTATGGTCCGGCTGCCCCACCGCCCCAGCCCACAATGCCGGGAACCCTTGTTGCCGCCTCGTAGCGCAAATCCCACTCGAAACGGTTCAAGCCTGCCTTTGCCGGAAGGCTCGCGCCGCCGCCCCCAAAGAAGCCGCCTCTTCTTCTGCCTCCGGCGGCCTCGGACTTGCTCGAATACTTGCGGACGACTTTGCCATCCGAGCCGAGGATTTCGAGCGTGATTGGATCTTTTGGCGCGGTCTTCAGCGAATAATCAATCACGGCGCCGAAAGACGGATTCGAGCCTGCGGCCGCTCCACCGGGCAACCGGAAGCCGAAGCCATGGAAACGATATGCGGTTTCGGGCTTGAAGAGATGCACATTCTCGTTGAGGACATCCGCGTTCATCTGGCGGAGCGGCGTGATGTCGTCGAGCGCCCAAAACGCACGGCCGTGCGTGGCGAGAATGAGATCGTTTCCGTGAATCGTCATGTCGTGAACGGGCACGGTCGGCAAATCCAACTGAAGCGATTGCCAGTTTGCGCCGTCGTCAAACGAGACATAAATTCCGGTTTCGGTCCCGGCGAAAAGCAAACCCTTGCGGACGGCATCTTCGCGAATCGCGTGCGTGAAGATGTTTTCGGGAAGGCCGTTCACGATCTTCGTCCACGTCTTGCCGTAATCGGTAGTCTTGTAGAGATACGGATGGAAATCGTCCCAACGGCTGCGATCTGCGGCCATGTAGGCGGTCCCGGCCGCGTACGGAGAGGGATCGATAATGTCGATGCGGCTCCAGTCGGGAAGATCCTTGGGCGTCACATCGGCCCACGTTTTCCCGCCGTCGCGCGTGACGTGAACAAGGCCATCATCACTGCCCGCCCAAATCAGGCCGCGTTCGACCGGCGATTCCGCGATGGCGAAAATCGTGTCGTAGTATTCGACGCTGGTATTGTCCTGCTCAAGGGGGCCGCCTGACGAAACTTGTTTGGCCTTGTCATTGCGCGTCAGATCCGGGCTGATGACGGTCCAGTGTTGGCCCTGATCCGTGCTTTTGAAGATGACCTGTGCGCCGTGATAAATCGTGTTGGAGTCGAACGGCGACATGGCAATCGGCGCAGTCCATTGGAAGCGATACTTCGTGTCGATGGCGCCGTGACCCATAGGATTGAGAGGCCAAGCGGTGATGTCCTGCTCCTGGCCGTTGGCTTTGTTGAACCGCGTGATCAATCCATCGTAAGAGCCAGCGTAAACGATATTCGGATTCTTCGGATCCGGAACGACGAAGCCGCTTTCGCCGCCGCCCACGTCGTACCAATCTTTGTCCGTAATGGCGAAGCCGTCGGTGCGGCTGGCGATGGCGACGGTGGTGTTGTCCTGCTGCGCGCCGTAAATGTAGTAGTTGAATTGATTGTCCGTGGCGACGTGATAGAACTCCGCCGTCGGCTGATTATCCTCAGAAGACCACGACTCGCCGCCATCTTCGGAAATCGTCGCGCCGCCGTCGTCGCATTCGATCATTCGGCTTGTGTTCGTGGGATCGATCCACAAATCGTGACGATCGCCGTGAGGCGCATCGAGGCTTTTGAACGTCTGGCCGCCGTCGGTTGAGCGATACATTCCCGTATTGAGGATGTAGACCGTGTCCGTCTGCTTTGGATCAGCAAAAATGTGCATGAAGTACCAGGCCCGCTGCGTATAGTCGTGATTACCGTTGATGAATTGCCACGTTTCGCCGCCGTCGTCGGAGCGATAGAGGCCACGCTTGTCCGCTTCGATGAGCGCATAGACGCGCTCGCCATTGGCTCCCACGGCGATTCCGATGCGGCCCATCACGCCCGTCGGCAGGCCATGGCCTTCGAGTTGCTTCCACGTCGACCCGCCGTCGGTCGACTTGTAAATTCCGCTGCCCGGGCCGCCGCTGACAAAACCCCACGGGGTGCGCAACTCCTGGTACATCGCGGCATAGAGCGTGTGCGGATTCGCGGAGGCGAAAGTGAGATCTACAGCGCCCGTCTTGTCGTCTTTGTAGAGGACTTTTTGCCAGGTTTTGCCGGCATCAGTGGAGCGAAAGACGCCGCGTTCTTCATTCGGGCCGAACGCGTGGCCAATGGCGGCGACAAAGACAATGTTCGGATTCGTGGGGTCGATCAGGATTTTCGCGATGTGACGCGTGTCGTCGAGTCCGATGTGCGTCCACGTTTGTCCGCCGTCAACGGACTTGTACATCCCGTCGCCGTAGGAAATATCGCCGCGCAGGCATGGTTCGCCGGTGCCGACATAGATCACGTTGGGATCTTGCGGGTCA
This region of Candidatus Acidiferrales bacterium genomic DNA includes:
- a CDS encoding CDP-alcohol phosphatidyltransferase family protein — encoded protein: MKDSKAPFWQPATHWIGSGAGWLLRHVVSGLAATGITPNVLTVVGMAVNVWAAVLFAYGNFLSAAAVLFLAGFLDMADGQVARRAGRVTAFGAFLDSTLDRYSDLGLYMGLVVHYTLINRPFYMALAAVAMASSFMVSYSRARAESLIPLCKVGFMERPERLVLLIIGGVFDRMAPVLWVIAALSTLTVIHRIIYTGQEIRAGRMIPGHREPF